The following are encoded in a window of Solibacillus sp. FSL R7-0668 genomic DNA:
- the rpmE gene encoding 50S ribosomal protein L31 → MKQGIHPDYKTATVTCSCGNTFETGSVKEKIVVEFCNECHPFYTGRQKFASADGRVDKFNKKYGIK, encoded by the coding sequence ATGAAACAAGGTATCCACCCAGATTACAAAACTGCAACAGTAACTTGCTCTTGCGGTAACACATTTGAAACTGGTTCAGTAAAAGAAAAGATCGTTGTCGAGTTCTGTAACGAATGTCACCCATTCTACACAGGTCGTCAAAAGTTCGCTTCTGCTGACGGTCGTGTTGATAAATTCAACAAAAAATACGGTATCAAGTAA
- a CDS encoding thymidine kinase, translated as MAQLFYKHGAMNSGKSIEILKVAHNYEEQQKAVLIFTSGIDTRDEVGTVSSRIGLRRPAIAVFEDTNLYDIVKQHDEKLYCVLVDEVQFLTKEHVLQLTQIVDELNIPVMGFGLKNDFQNELFEGSRYMMIYADKIEEMKTICWFCHKKATMNLRVDENKKPVRTGDQIQIGGNDRYYPVCRQCHTNPPL; from the coding sequence GTGGCACAATTATTTTATAAGCACGGCGCAATGAATAGCGGAAAGTCGATTGAAATTTTAAAAGTCGCACACAATTATGAAGAGCAACAAAAAGCGGTCTTAATTTTTACATCAGGGATTGATACACGGGATGAAGTGGGGACAGTTTCGAGTCGTATCGGATTACGTCGACCAGCCATTGCGGTATTTGAAGATACCAATTTATATGACATTGTAAAGCAGCATGACGAAAAATTATACTGTGTGTTAGTCGATGAAGTGCAGTTTTTAACAAAGGAGCATGTCCTGCAATTAACGCAAATTGTGGATGAGTTAAATATTCCAGTAATGGGCTTTGGCTTAAAAAACGATTTCCAAAACGAACTTTTTGAAGGCAGCCGCTATATGATGATTTATGCGGACAAAATTGAGGAAATGAAAACGATTTGCTGGTTCTGCCACAAAAAAGCGACGATGAACTTACGTGTCGATGAAAACAAAAAACCGGTCCGTACAGGTGACCAAATTCAAATTGGGGGGAATGATCGTTATTACCCGGTATGCCGTCAATGTCATACAAACCCACCCTTATAA
- the prfA gene encoding peptide chain release factor 1: MFDRLQAVEDRYERLNELLSDPDVVSDSNKLREYSKEQSDIQEMVDVYREYKSVKEQLADTRELMDMEKDAEMLDMMKEEFNDLNKQIPELEDRLRILLIPKDPNDSKNVIMEVRGAAGGDEANIFAGDLFRMYTRYAEAQGWKIDVMEATPNPAGGYKEVIFMINGQGAYSKFKYENGAHRVQRVPATESQGRIHTSTATVACLPEVHVEEVEIHEKDIRVDTFASSGAGGQSVNTTMSAVRMTHLPTGVVVSMQDERSQIKNREKAMKILVARVADLHRAEAQAEIDSTRKSAVGTGDRSERIRTYNYPQNRVTDHRIGLTIQKLDQIVEGKLDEIIDALILDEQATRLANLNENA; the protein is encoded by the coding sequence ATGTTTGATCGTTTACAGGCGGTTGAAGACCGTTACGAAAGATTAAATGAATTACTAAGTGACCCGGATGTCGTTAGTGATTCGAATAAATTACGTGAGTATTCTAAGGAACAATCGGATATTCAAGAAATGGTAGATGTATACCGCGAATACAAATCGGTAAAAGAACAGTTAGCGGATACGCGCGAGCTAATGGATATGGAAAAAGATGCAGAAATGCTAGACATGATGAAGGAAGAGTTTAACGATTTAAACAAGCAAATTCCAGAGTTAGAGGACCGTCTACGTATTTTATTAATTCCCAAAGACCCGAATGATTCGAAAAACGTAATTATGGAGGTTCGTGGTGCAGCAGGTGGTGACGAAGCGAATATTTTCGCGGGCGATTTATTCCGTATGTATACACGCTATGCAGAAGCACAAGGCTGGAAAATTGATGTCATGGAAGCGACGCCAAACCCAGCTGGCGGCTACAAAGAGGTTATCTTTATGATTAACGGACAAGGTGCTTATTCGAAATTCAAATATGAAAATGGCGCGCACCGTGTACAACGTGTGCCAGCTACAGAGTCACAAGGCCGTATTCACACGTCTACAGCGACAGTAGCATGTTTACCAGAGGTGCATGTGGAAGAAGTAGAAATCCATGAAAAAGATATTCGCGTAGACACATTTGCATCATCTGGTGCAGGTGGGCAGTCAGTAAATACAACGATGTCAGCCGTACGTATGACCCACTTACCAACAGGGGTTGTCGTGTCGATGCAAGATGAGCGTTCACAAATTAAAAACCGTGAAAAAGCAATGAAAATTTTAGTAGCGCGTGTAGCAGACTTACATCGTGCTGAGGCGCAAGCAGAAATCGATTCTACGCGTAAGTCAGCAGTCGGAACAGGCGACCGTTCTGAGCGTATCCGTACTTACAACTATCCACAAAACCGTGTAACTGATCACCGAATTGGTTTAACGATTCAAAAATTAGACCAAATTGTTGAAGGTAAGCTGGATGAGATTATCGATGCACTTATTTTAGATGAGCAAGCAACACGCTTAGCGAACTTAAACGAAAATGCATAA
- the prmC gene encoding peptide chain release factor N(5)-glutamine methyltransferase: MHKTIFEALHWASSYLEANGREGNAARLLLQHVVQTNYSGLMMKMHDAISEAQVQQFTNAIEAHVKGRPVQYITGVEEFYGRIFEVDESVLIPRPETEELIVGTIERMRKLFHTQKLTLADIGTGSGAIAITMKKEWPDLDVTATDLSTAALNTARKNAENLQAELIFAEGDLTAPIAHQKWDVVLSNPPYIAFDDMPSMSDVVVEHEPHSALFAEEDGLILYRKLAEQLPPLMNTPGLIGLEIGYTQGETVANYFREHFPQAKVSIVKDINGKDRIIFCEIIE; the protein is encoded by the coding sequence ATGCATAAAACAATTTTTGAGGCCCTTCATTGGGCTTCTTCTTATTTAGAAGCCAATGGTCGCGAAGGTAATGCTGCAAGATTGCTTTTACAGCATGTAGTGCAAACGAATTATTCTGGCCTCATGATGAAAATGCATGATGCCATTTCAGAAGCGCAAGTGCAACAATTTACGAATGCTATCGAAGCACATGTCAAGGGACGCCCTGTACAGTATATTACCGGTGTTGAGGAATTTTATGGGCGCATATTCGAGGTAGATGAATCGGTATTAATTCCCCGACCTGAAACAGAGGAATTAATTGTTGGCACAATCGAACGTATGCGAAAATTATTCCATACGCAAAAGTTAACGCTAGCTGATATTGGGACAGGTAGTGGTGCAATAGCTATTACAATGAAAAAAGAATGGCCAGATTTAGACGTTACCGCTACGGATCTTTCAACTGCCGCATTAAATACGGCGCGAAAAAATGCGGAGAACCTACAGGCCGAGCTTATATTTGCTGAAGGCGATTTAACAGCGCCAATCGCCCATCAAAAATGGGATGTTGTGTTATCCAACCCGCCGTATATCGCGTTTGATGATATGCCGTCCATGTCTGATGTGGTAGTGGAGCATGAGCCGCATAGCGCGTTGTTTGCGGAAGAGGATGGGCTTATTTTATATCGAAAATTGGCTGAGCAATTACCCCCGCTTATGAATACACCGGGTCTGATTGGTTTAGAAATCGGATATACACAGGGAGAGACCGTCGCCAATTACTTCCGTGAGCATTTCCCACAAGCAAAGGTTTCAATTGTAAAAGATATTAATGGCAAAGATCGTATAATATTTTGTGAAATAATTGAATAA
- a CDS encoding stage II sporulation protein R, translating to MLHDYEIIKKTQWWIASLKLLTMTFILYSAFIIIPTMVDNVQAEREQLNSEMKVRVIANSSSESDQLIKMQVVDNLQYLLERSGETTVDNKVMERIVQEIQKNYPQLQLRYEIGDNLVPPKWQFGAFYPQNHYYSVNVIIGQGRGENWFCAVFPTLCTPKEQAKSERPSFYLNEWWHKKNNKKNPQISENYPQKM from the coding sequence ATGTTACATGATTACGAGATTATAAAAAAGACACAATGGTGGATTGCTAGCTTGAAGTTGCTCACAATGACCTTTATTTTATATAGTGCATTTATTATCATTCCAACAATGGTAGATAATGTGCAGGCTGAACGGGAGCAGCTAAATAGTGAAATGAAGGTGCGCGTGATTGCTAATAGTTCATCAGAGTCGGATCAGCTTATTAAAATGCAGGTTGTGGATAATCTTCAATATTTACTGGAACGTTCAGGTGAGACAACTGTGGATAACAAAGTGATGGAGAGAATTGTTCAAGAAATCCAAAAAAATTACCCACAATTACAATTACGCTATGAAATTGGGGATAACTTAGTGCCACCAAAATGGCAATTCGGTGCGTTTTATCCACAGAACCATTATTATTCGGTGAACGTGATTATCGGACAAGGGCGCGGTGAAAATTGGTTTTGTGCCGTATTTCCAACGCTTTGCACACCGAAAGAGCAGGCTAAAAGTGAACGACCGTCATTTTATTTGAACGAATGGTGGCATAAAAAGAATAATAAAAAGAATCCACAAATTTCAGAAAATTACCCACAAAAAATGTGA